From the genome of Triticum aestivum cultivar Chinese Spring chromosome 3B, IWGSC CS RefSeq v2.1, whole genome shotgun sequence, one region includes:
- the LOC123066097 gene encoding inactive protein kinase SELMODRAFT_444075, whose protein sequence is MYSVLSRIYSAARSRLQVLIDSLPAGRDGSRDSHRRRRRRDDRSRSSGTSTPISTPASMYSALSPVDTHAVATAAAAKLAMDAPAAGSAAMPISLSPLLPPPQMVVVALDATRDHREVEVRMSLRALVARGDILRGGDSLLVLGVLHSVTNPMGYQTKASSDSFAGTSLRYLGDQVAKKAEYYKDKLLQDVEELRQVGISVTLKVCPGSPAKVVIIHEINSSKAAWVVLDRHFRRDFKHFEKHIACKVAAFQDNLSVQTLKSIRTNLSSKSMGEMKDLQNLVVSLDLSSKTLDTDKVRVSVRSSPVSYFASLTNHEMYYTPSVVGSSIQDFTPSMSVASIPVIDETEFNAKSIEDNMIGHYDSSERPVLCAGCGLRSVLYIKESMKYPFSEIQSATSDFSSENLVGEGGFGHVYKGKLKDGQVIAAKLRKEASSQGYTEFFSEVQVLSFARHRNIVMLLGYCCKESYNILVYEYICNNSLEWHLFDKAAGLLEWHKRHAIALGIAKGLRFLHEECRAGPIIHRDLRPSNVLLTHDFVPMLGDFGLAKWKAVNASIHTRVLGQSGYLAPEYAEYGIVSVRTDVYAFGIVLFQLISGRKVLEEHEGQCTHILQWAEPLVESLALHDLIDERIADTYDTYGLYHLARAAYLCVRTNPEQRPSMGEVVRLIETENEHIRDLSRQFIPHFTK, encoded by the exons ATGTACTCCGTGCTCTCGAGAATATACTCCGCGGCGCGCAGCCGTCTCCAGGTACTAATAGACTCGCTCCCGGCCGGCCGCGATGGCAGCAGGGactcgcatcgccgccgccgccgccgggacgaCCGGAGCAGGAGCAGCGGCACCAGCACCCCCATCAGCACGCCCGCGTCCATGTACTCCGCGCTCAGCCCGGTGGACACCCACGCCGTCGCCACCGCCGCGGCGGCCAAGCTCGCGATGGACGCCCCAGCCGCCGGGTCGGCCGCCATGCCCATCTCCCTGTCGCCGCTCCTCCCGCCGCCgcagatggtggtggtggcgcTCGACGCCACCCGCGACCACCGCGAGGTGGAGGTCAGGATGTCGCTCAGGGCGCTCGTGGCCCGGGGCGACATACTTCGCGGCGGGGACTCCCTCCTCGTGCTCGGCGTTCTCCACTCCGTCACCAATCCGA TGGGATACCAAACCAAAGCATCTAGTGATTCTTTTGCCGGGACGAGCTTGCGGTACCTAGGTGATCAGGTTGCGAAGAAAGCTGAATACTACAAAGACAAGCTCCTCCAGGATGTGGAGGAGCTTCGCCAAGTGGGG aTTAGTGTGACCCTCAAAGTATGCCCTGGATCACCAGCGAAGGTTGTCATTATCCATGAAATCAATTCAAGTAAAGCTGCTTGGGTTGTACTAGATAG GCACTTCAGACGAGATTTCAAGCACTTCGAAAAGCACATAGCCTGTAAAGTTGCAGCATTTCAAGATAACCTGTCAGTGCAGACCTTGAAGTCAATTAGAACAAATCTATCAAGCAAAAGTATGGGGGAGATGAAGGACCTACAAAACTTAGTAGTGTCACTTGATCTAAGTTCCAAAACACTAGATACTGACAAGGTCCGTGTGTCGGTCAGGTCATCGCCTGTAAGTTACTTTGCCTCTCTAACCAATCATGAGATGTACTACACCCCCAGTGTGGTTGGTAGCAGCATCCAAGACTTCACACCGTCAATGAGCGTCGCGTCCATCCCGGTGATCGATGAGACTGAATTCAATG CAAAATCTATTGAAGATAACATGATCGGCCACTACGATTCATCAGAAAGACCAGTTCTATGTGCTGGTTGTGGGCTAAGATCAGTTCTTTACATCAAGGAATCCATGAAATATCCTTTCTCAGAGATCCAATCTGCAACATCTGACTTCTCAAGTGAGAATTTGGTGGGCGAGGGCGGATTTGGGCATGTGTACAAAGGGAAGCTCAAGGATGGCCAGGTCATTGCAGCTAAGTTGCGTAAAGAAGCTAGCTCGCAGGGCTATACCGAGTTCTTCTCTGAAGTGCAAGTGCTCAGCTTTGCCCGGCATCGGAACATTGTCATGTTGCTTGGGTATTGTTGCAAAGAAAGCTACAACATCTTGGTGTACGAGTATATATGCAACAACTCTCTTGAGTGGCATTTATTTG ACAAGGCAGCTGGCTTACTGGAGTGGCACAAGAGGCATGCTATTGCCCTTGGTATAGCAAAGGGGCTGCGCTTCCTGCATGAAGAGTGTCGTGCCGGTCCAATAATTCACCGGGATTTGCGCCCAAGCAATGTACTGCTGACACATGACTTTGTTCCTATG CTTGGGGATTTCGGTCTTGCTAAATGGAAGGCTGTCAATGCATCTATTCATACAAGGGTTCTGGGGCAATCAGG GTACTTGGCGCCTGAGTATGCTGAATATGGCATAGTTTCTGTCAGAACAGATGTGTATGCCTTTGGGATCGTTCTTTTCCAGCTGATATCGGGTCGCAAGGTGCTCGAGGAACATGAAGGACAGTGCACACACATACTGCAATGG gcAGAGCCTTTGGTCGAGAGTCTTGCACTGCACGATCTAATCGACGAGCGCATTGCAGATACATACGACACGTATGGGCTGTATCATCTAGCCAGAGCAGCGTATCTCTGTGTCAGGACAAACCCGGAACAGCGGCCTTCAATGGGGGAGGTTGTCCGTCTTATCGAGACAGAGAATGAGCATATCAGGGATTTGTCCCGACAATTCATCCCACATTTCACCAAGTAA